The bacterium genome segment ACTGGCGGTGCTTCTGGTACTGTCAGTAGGCTTGGTCCAGGGCAAGGACGCGGCACCAGCACTGAAGCTGGAGAAAGATTGTGTCGTGTTCGGGCGCATGGATGGACACATTATCAAGATGGAAACAGGGACGTCTCAGCGGATGACCAGGATCTGGTTCCCCGACAGCCTTGAGATGAGGGGGTTCACCATCGTCAACCTGTTCAGCGGCATGGAACGCAAGCTGGAACTTACCAAAAAGGGGTATTTCTGCATCAACCTGGATCCGGGGTCCTATGAATTGCGCACCTTGGGCAGCAGCGGGAACTTGATCGTCATCGACTCCTTCGAAGTCCCCCATGGGCGGATGGTGAACCTGGGGACTTATCGGGTGGAGATGAAGTCCGCATCTGATCTCAACGACTGGGTGTGGCACCCCTGTACCATCGGCCCATTTACACGAACAGTTAGATTCAACCACATGGGGGATGTGGGATCATACGATGGTTGTGAGGAGTGGTTTGCCTCGTGTAACGAGGCTGTCTATGAAAAATTCGCAAGCCTGCCGCTGAGATATTAGACGAACTATTTGAAGATTAAAAAAAACTGCAGGGAGCCTTTGACCCTGCTGTTTTTTTTTGCGTGTGGGCATATAATACGCGGCAAACCTTACAGGAGAAACTACATTTCAGATGTTGGTTTGATGTTTCATAACCGCAGCTCAACAGGAACACCGGTATGGGGACGGGCTGGAGGCTGACGCATGCCACCTGGATCACTCTTGAATGGATTGAGACGGTTGGCACCCGGCCAGGTGCTGATCCTTTATTATATGGTTGCGATCCTCATCGGTTCAGCACTCCTGAGCCTGCCCATGGCCTCAAACGGCGAGCCCCTGCCCTTCATTGACGCTCTTTTTACAGCGACATCCGCCCAGTGTGTAACCGGATTGACCGTAGTCGACACAGGTTCAGGATTATCGATCTTCGGTCAATTGGTGGTCCTGTGTCTCATTCAACTGGGAGGGCTTGGCATCACCACTTTCAGCGTCTACCTCTTTTTCTTCCTTCGTCTCGGTGTTGGAGCACAGGGGAGATGGATCATTAACGAGACCCTCCTTCACACACCTGTCCACTCCCTCAGAGAACTGATAGGCAGTATTATCCTCATTTCCATAGGGATCGAAGCCGCGGGCACCGCCATCCTGGCATTCGTATTCGTTCCTGATCTTGGTCTTGGCAGGGGTCTATTTGCAGCAGCATTTCACTCCATTTCGGCCTTCTGCAACGCCGGGTTCTCCCTTTTCCCCGATAGCCTCATTGGCTACCGGGGAAATGTAACTGTGAATCTGACCGTGATGGGGCTTATCATCCTTGGGGGTATCGGCTTTCTGGTTATCCGGGAGATCATGGACATTGTGATTGACCGCGGAAGTACCAAACGATCGAGGCTTTCCCTGCACTCCCGGATCGTTCTC includes the following:
- a CDS encoding TrkH family potassium uptake protein gives rise to the protein MPPGSLLNGLRRLAPGQVLILYYMVAILIGSALLSLPMASNGEPLPFIDALFTATSAQCVTGLTVVDTGSGLSIFGQLVVLCLIQLGGLGITTFSVYLFFFLRLGVGAQGRWIINETLLHTPVHSLRELIGSIILISIGIEAAGTAILAFVFVPDLGLGRGLFAAAFHSISAFCNAGFSLFPDSLIGYRGNVTVNLTVMGLIILGGIGFLVIREIMDIVIDRGSTKRSRLSLHSRIVLWTSGLLILGGALLILIMEAKGVFAGLSTVEKMLTASFQSVTARTAGFNTIDMNTFRVSTLFLMVFLMFVGASPGSAGGGIKTTSLALFIAILHSRLKGNPHTNIFRRTISTETVAKTLALVMLAAFVVGAGLFSLILVQHPGASARQHDDVFLKYFFETVSAFGTVGLSVGATNLLNTGGKVIIIVLMFLGRVGLLTVAFTIAKRLSPKATRYAEENIMIG